In Xenorhabdus griffiniae, the genomic window TAATCACAAAATAAACAAAGCCGGCAAACAGAACCATTTCAATTTGGGTTCCATCGCGCTCACCAATATTCGTTGCTGTACGGAAAAAATCCGCCAGACTCAATACATATACCAGAGAAGTATCCTGGAATAATACAATGCCTTGTGTTAGCAGCAATGGGATCATTGCCCGAAATGCTTGTGGCAGTATGACCAACCGCATGCTTTGCAATTGAGTCATACCCAGTGCCAGCGCAGCAGAAGATTGCCCGCGGGAAATACTCTGAATACCTGCCCGAATTATTTCGGCGTAGTAAGCTGCCTCAAAGAGCGAAAAAGCTACCATTGCAGAAATTAAACGGATATCGGTTTTTGGTGAAATACCTAGAATATTTTGTAATAAGTTAGGCACAATCAGATAAAACCACAGTAATACCATCACCAGTGGAACTGAGCGGAACAGGTTAACATATAGGGCGGCAAACCAGCTCAACGCTTTGATGGATGAGAGGCGCATTATCGCCAGCATGGTTCCCCAAACAATGCCTATGATAACGGCTGTCACGGTAATTTTTGCCGTTATCAACAATCCATCCAGAAGGAAGGGCAAGCTTGGTACAATTGAACTCCAGTCAAACTGATACATTTTTTATCGCCCTCCCAGGTTGCCGGGTAAACGTACTTTTTTCTCCAGTATGCTCATGGCAAGCATGATCACCAGGTTGATACCTATATAAGCCAGTGTGATCGCTGTGAATGATTCATAGGCGTGAGCGGAATAATCCAGCAATTTATTGGCCTGAGCAGCCATATCAACCAACCCGATTGTGGACGCAATGGCAGAATTCTTCACCAAATTGAGCATTTCTGAGGTCATGGGGGGAATTATCACTCGGTAGGCGTTTGGCAGCAGAACGTAACGGTAGGTTTGTGGCAAGGTTAATCCCATTGCCAGA contains:
- the gltK gene encoding glutamate/aspartate ABC transporter permease GltK, encoding MYQFDWSSIVPSLPFLLDGLLITAKITVTAVIIGIVWGTMLAIMRLSSIKALSWFAALYVNLFRSVPLVMVLLWFYLIVPNLLQNILGISPKTDIRLISAMVAFSLFEAAYYAEIIRAGIQSISRGQSSAALALGMTQLQSMRLVILPQAFRAMIPLLLTQGIVLFQDTSLVYVLSLADFFRTATNIGERDGTQIEMVLFAGFVYFVISFSASMLVNYLKKRTV